In one Dehalogenimonas formicexedens genomic region, the following are encoded:
- the dxr gene encoding 1-deoxy-D-xylulose-5-phosphate reductoisomerase: MMNPIRLGVLGSTGSIGQQTLDVARRHPDKISVIALAAGENVGLLQKQKAEFNPRFVSCSSKNLVCGNSVCLPLEEMAIHPDVDIVVVAVPGGAGLKPALAAARAGKIIALANKECLVAAGEMLLDEAVNNGAGIRPVDSEHSAIWQCLVGETTKPEKLILTASGGPFRDFSLERIESVTPGQALAHPSWKMGKKVTIDSATLMNKGLEVIEAHRLYGIPYERIEVVIHPQSIVHSMVEFADGAVKAQLSPPDMRLPIQYALSYPERWSNTDLPRADWPKIGRLDFSAPDLSRFPCLKLAIEAGKRGSTFPAVLAAADEEAVNLFLDNRIKFGDIARLVGKTLEEHNPEGSTSLESIAAAETWARRRVSELARSL, encoded by the coding sequence ATGATGAATCCCATTCGCCTGGGTGTGCTCGGTTCTACCGGCAGCATCGGTCAACAAACGCTGGACGTAGCTCGGCGGCATCCGGATAAAATCTCGGTCATCGCACTGGCAGCAGGCGAAAACGTTGGTCTGCTGCAAAAACAGAAAGCAGAATTCAATCCCCGTTTTGTTTCCTGTTCCAGCAAAAATCTTGTCTGCGGAAATTCGGTGTGCCTGCCGCTGGAAGAAATGGCTATCCACCCGGATGTAGATATCGTGGTAGTGGCGGTGCCGGGAGGGGCGGGGCTCAAGCCGGCGCTGGCGGCGGCAAGGGCGGGGAAGATAATCGCCCTGGCTAATAAAGAATGCCTGGTTGCCGCCGGTGAGATGCTGCTCGATGAAGCGGTTAACAACGGCGCGGGCATCCGCCCGGTGGATTCGGAGCACTCCGCGATATGGCAATGCCTGGTGGGTGAAACCACCAAACCCGAGAAGCTGATTCTCACCGCCAGCGGCGGGCCTTTCCGGGATTTTTCCCTGGAACGGATCGAATCGGTGACACCAGGACAAGCCCTGGCTCACCCCTCGTGGAAGATGGGCAAGAAGGTAACCATCGATTCGGCCACGCTGATGAACAAAGGTCTGGAGGTCATCGAAGCCCACCGGCTTTACGGCATCCCCTACGAGCGAATCGAGGTGGTAATTCATCCGCAATCGATTGTTCATTCGATGGTTGAATTCGCCGACGGGGCGGTCAAAGCCCAACTCTCCCCGCCGGACATGCGCCTGCCGATTCAATATGCATTATCCTATCCCGAGCGATGGAGCAATACCGACCTGCCAAGAGCGGACTGGCCGAAAATCGGCAGGCTGGACTTCTCGGCGCCGGACCTCAGTCGATTCCCTTGTCTGAAATTGGCGATAGAAGCCGGGAAAAGAGGCAGCACGTTCCCGGCCGTTCTTGCGGCGGCGGACGAAGAAGCGGTCAACCTGTTCCTGGATAACAGGATAAAATTTGGCGACATCGCCCGGCTGGTGGGAAAAACTCTCGAAGAACATAACCCTGAAGGTTCAACATCGTTAGAAAGTATAGCCGCCGCGGAAACGTGGGCTAGGCGGCGAGTATCTGAATTGGCGAGGAGTCTTTAG
- a CDS encoding M50 family metallopeptidase, producing MSSILSFLFTAAAFALVLAIVTLSHEAGHFFSARIFGVKVNEFGLGYPPRLFAKKGKSGTEYSINLLPLGGFVKLAGEEDPTAPGALASKSHAKRVTVLAAGAIVNALLPIVLFTVAFLLPHQIATGKIEVLGVAAGSPAEAAGVEVGDIILSFNGRQLTNNAELGRDIFLDLGETVPMEIQKADGTVVTVSVTPRWSPPAGQGAVGIETQTTDVVVTKVHDGFFTAISSGFRETGETMVLFKNSILSLVFGAPAQFAGPVGIAQMTGEVARAGFGPLLEFTAFLSLNLAILNILPIPALDGGRIAFVVVEWARRGKRIDPQTEGKIHFIGFVLLIGLILLVTFQDIVRIVGG from the coding sequence TTGTCCAGCATTCTGAGTTTTTTATTCACGGCAGCGGCGTTCGCGTTGGTACTGGCGATCGTCACGCTGTCTCATGAGGCAGGCCATTTTTTCAGCGCCCGGATTTTTGGGGTTAAAGTCAACGAGTTCGGGTTGGGCTACCCACCCCGGCTATTCGCCAAAAAAGGCAAGAGCGGCACCGAGTATTCGATAAACTTATTGCCACTCGGCGGCTTTGTGAAGTTAGCCGGTGAAGAAGACCCGACGGCGCCCGGTGCCCTGGCATCGAAAAGCCACGCAAAAAGAGTCACCGTCCTCGCCGCCGGGGCGATCGTTAACGCGCTGCTGCCGATCGTCCTGTTCACCGTGGCTTTCCTCCTTCCTCACCAGATCGCTACAGGCAAAATCGAGGTACTGGGGGTGGCTGCCGGATCGCCGGCCGAAGCCGCCGGTGTCGAGGTCGGGGACATCATTTTGAGCTTCAACGGGCGGCAACTGACAAATAATGCCGAATTGGGAAGAGACATCTTTTTGGACCTTGGCGAAACCGTTCCGATGGAGATACAAAAAGCCGATGGTACGGTAGTTACAGTCTCGGTGACGCCGCGCTGGAGCCCGCCGGCCGGGCAGGGGGCGGTGGGGATCGAAACCCAAACGACCGATGTGGTAGTCACTAAAGTTCACGATGGCTTTTTCACCGCGATATCATCCGGCTTCCGGGAAACGGGTGAGACCATGGTCTTGTTCAAGAACAGCATCCTATCCCTGGTCTTCGGCGCTCCGGCGCAGTTCGCCGGCCCGGTCGGTATCGCCCAGATGACCGGCGAGGTGGCGAGGGCGGGATTCGGACCGCTGCTGGAATTTACCGCTTTCCTGTCGCTCAACCTGGCAATATTGAACATCCTGCCGATTCCGGCGCTGGACGGCGGACGCATCGCGTTTGTGGTGGTGGAGTGGGCGAGGAGGGGCAAGAGAATCGACCCGCAGACAGAAGGGAAAATACATTTCATTGGGTTCGTGCTGCTGATAGGACTGATTTTACTGGTGACTTTTCAGGACATTGTGAGGATTGTTGGGGGATAA
- the ispG gene encoding flavodoxin-dependent (E)-4-hydroxy-3-methylbut-2-enyl-diphosphate synthase, which produces MIKSQIQNMRRKTRAINIGGVLVGGGAPITVQSMTKTDTRDVPSTVAQIKELAGAGCEIIRCGVPDAQAAEALRDIKKQSPIPVIADIHFDYRLALAAIAAGVDGLRINPGNIGEADRVKQVVEAAKERQVPIRIGVNGGSLPAEFEPEKPLHQRMVDSAMGQVRLLESLDFNLIKISLKAFDVPETLAAYRMISKMVDYPLHLGITEAGTPKTGIIRSAVGIGALLAEGIGDTIRVSLTADPREEVAAGYEILKSLDLRKRGPTVVSCPSCSRTEADVVGLAEMISDLLLSIDKPIKVAVMGCAVNGPGEAKDADVGIACGKGQGILFRRGEKVRVVAEAGYFEALSKEIENF; this is translated from the coding sequence ATGATAAAATCCCAAATTCAAAATATGCGACGGAAAACAAGAGCCATCAACATCGGCGGGGTGTTGGTAGGGGGTGGTGCGCCCATAACAGTGCAGTCGATGACAAAGACGGACACCAGGGATGTCCCATCGACGGTGGCACAGATCAAAGAACTTGCCGGGGCTGGCTGCGAAATAATCCGGTGCGGCGTACCCGACGCGCAGGCCGCCGAGGCACTGAGGGACATCAAAAAGCAGAGTCCGATTCCGGTTATCGCCGACATTCATTTTGACTACCGGCTCGCTTTGGCAGCCATAGCCGCAGGGGTGGATGGGCTGAGGATCAATCCGGGAAATATTGGCGAGGCGGACCGGGTCAAGCAGGTCGTTGAAGCGGCTAAAGAACGACAGGTCCCGATACGCATCGGGGTAAATGGCGGGTCTTTACCCGCCGAATTTGAGCCGGAAAAACCGCTTCACCAGAGGATGGTCGATTCGGCCATGGGACAGGTGAGGCTGCTCGAAAGCCTCGATTTCAATTTGATCAAAATTTCTCTGAAGGCCTTCGACGTGCCCGAAACCCTCGCGGCTTACCGCATGATATCCAAAATGGTCGACTATCCCCTGCACCTGGGAATAACGGAGGCGGGGACACCGAAGACCGGTATAATACGATCGGCGGTGGGGATAGGGGCGTTACTCGCCGAAGGCATCGGCGATACGATCAGGGTATCGCTTACAGCTGACCCGAGGGAAGAAGTCGCGGCCGGTTACGAGATACTCAAAAGCCTCGATCTCAGGAAGAGAGGACCGACCGTGGTGAGTTGCCCTTCATGCTCACGTACAGAGGCCGACGTTGTAGGCCTGGCGGAGATGATTTCCGACCTGCTGCTGTCCATCGACAAACCGATCAAGGTGGCGGTGATGGGTTGCGCCGTGAACGGCCCGGGGGAGGCTAAAGACGCCGATGTCGGCATTGCTTGCGGAAAAGGGCAGGGCATCCTCTTCCGGAGGGGTGAAAAGGTCCGGGTGGTTGCTGAGGCGGGATATTTCGAGGCGCTTTCAAAAGAGATTGAAAACTTCTAA
- a CDS encoding radical SAM protein, producing MVDLPRYVELYESGELQRRVLALEERLGNCDVCPRRCGANRLEGEIGLCNAGKLVAVSSVCAHRGEEPALSGTKGSGAVFFGNCNLRCVYCQNYQISQDPAGQRHHEVTPSRLANRMLHVQNDLRCHNLNLVSPTQYVPQIMRALLEAIPHGFRLPIVYNTNAYEELSTLQELDGVIDIYLPDLKYSSNTIAMQLSDVAHYVPTARSAIKEMYRQVGDLQVGEDGIALKGLIIRHLILPNDLAGSEESLKWIARELSPQVTVSIMSQYIPRHKALGMPPLARSINAAEHRRVVNILDVLGMENGWMQEAGSQEFYLPDFTADGHPFERG from the coding sequence TTGGTTGATCTTCCCCGATACGTTGAACTCTATGAATCCGGCGAACTTCAGCGCCGCGTCCTGGCGCTCGAGGAACGCCTTGGAAATTGCGACGTCTGCCCGCGGCGCTGCGGCGCCAACCGTCTCGAAGGCGAGATCGGGTTGTGCAACGCGGGCAAACTGGTAGCCGTCTCTTCGGTATGCGCCCACCGTGGCGAAGAACCGGCCCTGTCCGGGACCAAAGGCTCGGGCGCCGTCTTTTTCGGCAATTGCAACCTCCGCTGCGTCTATTGCCAGAATTACCAGATCTCCCAAGACCCGGCGGGTCAGCGCCACCATGAGGTAACCCCTTCCAGGCTTGCCAACCGTATGCTTCACGTCCAGAACGACCTGCGCTGCCACAACCTGAACCTGGTCTCTCCCACCCAGTACGTACCCCAGATAATGAGAGCGCTCCTCGAGGCGATTCCCCACGGCTTCAGGTTGCCTATCGTTTACAACACCAACGCCTACGAAGAACTTTCGACGCTTCAGGAACTCGACGGCGTGATTGATATCTACCTGCCGGATCTGAAATATTCGTCCAACACTATCGCCATGCAGCTTTCGGACGTCGCCCACTATGTTCCAACCGCGCGCTCGGCGATCAAAGAGATGTACCGCCAGGTGGGCGATCTGCAGGTCGGCGAGGACGGCATCGCCCTCAAGGGTCTGATTATCCGCCACCTGATCCTGCCCAACGACCTGGCCGGCTCCGAGGAATCCCTGAAATGGATCGCCCGCGAACTCTCACCGCAGGTGACGGTGAGCATCATGTCCCAATACATCCCCCGCCACAAAGCCCTGGGCATGCCGCCCCTGGCCCGCAGCATCAACGCCGCCGAGCACCGCCGCGTCGTCAATATCCTGGATGTCCTGGGCATGGAGAACGGCTGGATGCAGGAAGCGGGCTCCCAGGAGTTTTACCTTCCGGACTTCACCGCAGATGGCCATCCATTCGAACGGGGCTAA
- the gltX gene encoding glutamate--tRNA ligase, producing MTDKVRVRYAPSPTGYPHVGNIRTALFNWLFARNQGGSFIVRIEDTDQARYVEGAVEAILDGLRWLGMDWDEGPEKNGAFGPYFQSQRLDRYRAAAEKLIAGGHAYRCYCSSARLDQMRAAQEAAKIPTGYDRHCRDKCEPGPEGVTPVVRFKMPLEGRTYFNDLIRGEVAFENALLDDFVLLKSDGFPTYHLANIVDDHDMAITHVMRAEEWLSSTPKHVQLYKAMGYEPPVFAHLPMILGPDRSKLSKRHGAVSIIDYKNQGYLPETMVNFLALLGWSLDATTEIMDVKKVIENFSLDRISKTAAIFNIEKLDWMNGSYIRALSLDEFTDRARPFLEAGVPEAAAYDRDYVKSALALIQERVKKLGELRDQPELTRFFFYQNLEYHAADLVGKGMNTALTRQALQATLDRLEKLEGFGIEAMENDLRPLAAELGLKPGQLFGCIRVAVTGQSVSPPLFQTMAVLGKDRALARIREAIRKTRELAE from the coding sequence ATGACAGATAAAGTTAGAGTAAGATACGCCCCCTCCCCCACCGGCTACCCCCACGTCGGCAACATCCGCACCGCATTATTCAACTGGCTGTTCGCCCGGAACCAGGGCGGCAGCTTCATCGTCCGCATCGAGGACACCGACCAGGCCCGCTATGTCGAGGGCGCCGTAGAAGCCATCCTCGACGGCTTACGCTGGTTGGGCATGGATTGGGACGAAGGACCGGAGAAAAACGGCGCCTTCGGACCGTACTTTCAGTCTCAACGACTCGACCGGTATCGGGCGGCCGCCGAAAAGTTGATCGCAGGCGGCCATGCCTACCGCTGCTACTGCTCATCGGCGCGGCTGGACCAGATGCGGGCCGCCCAGGAAGCCGCCAAAATCCCGACCGGGTACGACCGGCACTGCCGCGACAAATGTGAGCCCGGTCCTGAGGGCGTCACCCCGGTCGTCAGGTTCAAAATGCCCCTCGAAGGGCGGACCTATTTCAATGATCTCATCCGTGGCGAGGTGGCCTTCGAAAATGCGCTACTCGATGATTTCGTCCTTCTGAAGAGCGACGGCTTCCCTACCTACCACCTGGCCAACATCGTCGACGATCACGATATGGCCATCACTCACGTCATGCGCGCCGAGGAATGGCTGTCCAGCACGCCGAAACACGTCCAGTTGTACAAGGCCATGGGTTATGAACCTCCGGTGTTCGCCCACCTCCCGATGATCCTGGGGCCTGACCGGTCGAAGCTTTCCAAGAGGCACGGCGCCGTGTCCATCATCGACTACAAGAACCAGGGCTATCTGCCGGAAACGATGGTCAACTTCCTGGCGCTCCTCGGCTGGTCTCTGGACGCCACTACCGAGATCATGGACGTTAAAAAGGTCATCGAGAACTTCTCTCTCGATCGCATCAGTAAGACCGCCGCCATTTTCAACATCGAGAAGCTGGATTGGATGAACGGCTCCTATATCCGGGCGTTATCGCTCGACGAGTTCACCGACCGCGCCCGGCCGTTCCTCGAAGCCGGCGTTCCCGAAGCCGCGGCCTACGACCGTGATTATGTTAAGAGTGCGCTGGCTTTGATCCAGGAGAGGGTCAAAAAACTGGGCGAACTCCGCGATCAGCCGGAACTGACCCGTTTCTTCTTTTACCAGAACCTCGAATACCATGCGGCAGATCTGGTGGGCAAGGGTATGAATACCGCCCTCACCCGGCAGGCGCTTCAAGCCACGCTCGATCGCCTCGAAAAACTCGAAGGCTTCGGCATCGAAGCCATGGAAAATGACCTGCGGCCCCTTGCCGCCGAGCTTGGCCTCAAGCCCGGACAACTCTTTGGCTGTATCCGGGTGGCCGTCACCGGCCAGAGCGTGTCGCCGCCGCTGTTTCAGACCATGGCGGTGCTTGGGAAGGATCGGGCTCTGGCGCGTATCCGTGAAGCCATCCGCAAAACCCGTGAACTGGCGGAATAA
- a CDS encoding RDD family protein — MPETSKGAIALEFAGFWRRFGAWIIDFIVLGAIFSVLEPLLWPDFGKIVSFTTNFDSNYWVGQFRALSNIVSILVSGIYFVGFWVWRGQSLGMMVAGIKVIQTDGSQVDIGRAVIRYLGYLISFIPLFLGFIWIALDSHKQGWHDKLAETYVVKIPAVPEAHAATPPTAAA, encoded by the coding sequence ATGCCAGAGACATCTAAAGGCGCCATCGCCCTGGAGTTCGCCGGCTTCTGGAGGCGATTCGGGGCTTGGATAATCGATTTTATCGTCCTGGGAGCCATTTTTTCGGTTCTTGAACCTCTTCTCTGGCCTGACTTCGGTAAGATCGTATCTTTCACCACCAATTTTGATTCCAACTATTGGGTAGGCCAGTTCAGAGCATTGTCCAATATCGTATCGATCCTGGTTTCGGGCATCTACTTCGTGGGTTTCTGGGTCTGGCGCGGCCAGAGCCTGGGGATGATGGTGGCTGGGATCAAGGTCATCCAAACCGACGGCAGCCAAGTCGACATCGGTCGGGCGGTCATCCGCTATCTCGGTTATCTCATTTCATTCATACCCCTGTTTCTCGGCTTTATCTGGATCGCCCTGGACAGCCACAAGCAAGGCTGGCACGACAAGCTGGCCGAGACTTACGTGGTAAAAATTCCGGCCGTCCCGGAAGCCCATGCCGCCACGCCCCCCACCGCCGCCGCATAA
- a CDS encoding MBL fold metallo-hydrolase, which yields MEIKYLGHSCFRIKGKNTTVITDPFAPELGFTPGKQTANIVTVSHQHNGHNYTSGVSGEFRVVSRPGEYEIGDAILIGLPSFHDSEKGLLRGKNVIFVISVDDVVICHLGDLGEPLSESKAEELGNVDILLVPVGDMSALNANNAARLVRQIEPAIVIPMHYKLPQGTRELEPVEKFLGEMGSSGVVPQPKLVVTKANLPLPTQVVVLEAGTA from the coding sequence ATGGAAATTAAGTATCTCGGCCACTCCTGTTTCCGGATCAAAGGCAAGAACACCACGGTGATTACCGACCCGTTCGCGCCGGAACTTGGCTTCACGCCGGGCAAGCAGACAGCCAACATCGTGACCGTCAGCCACCAGCACAACGGTCACAACTATACCTCTGGAGTGAGCGGAGAATTCCGGGTGGTTTCCCGGCCGGGAGAATATGAGATCGGCGACGCCATCCTGATCGGTCTGCCGTCTTTCCATGATTCCGAGAAGGGGCTGCTCCGAGGCAAGAACGTCATTTTCGTCATCTCGGTGGACGATGTGGTCATTTGTCACCTTGGCGACCTGGGCGAGCCCCTGTCCGAAAGCAAGGCCGAAGAACTTGGCAACGTGGATATCCTGCTGGTCCCGGTGGGCGACATGAGCGCGCTCAATGCCAATAACGCCGCCAGGTTAGTGCGCCAGATAGAACCCGCGATTGTCATCCCGATGCACTACAAGCTGCCGCAGGGCACCCGGGAACTTGAACCGGTCGAGAAGTTCCTCGGCGAAATGGGCTCAAGCGGTGTTGTGCCGCAACCCAAATTGGTAGTCACCAAAGCCAATCTGCCGCTGCCGACCCAGGTGGTGGTGCTGGAGGCGGGAACGGCGTAA
- a CDS encoding MFS transporter codes for MLPHSVLPPAAEAKARRGGLIAAIVASFLTPFMGASVNIALPPIGLEFSLDAVTLGWVATAYILAAAVFLLPFGRLADIIGRRKVFIAGLASYTVTSILVALVHNGGQLIVMRVFQGVSGALLFGTGMAILTSIFPPSERGKVLGLNAAAVYIGLSIGPTVGGVITDAWGWRGIFLLNAGLAFFALVVVLTQLKTEFQECKGEAFDLKGAIVYGLALCALMLGFSELPDNIGFILLVVGAGGLAAFVWFESRIQFPLLSVKMFRHNTVFAMSNAASLINYAATFAVGFLLSLYLQFVKGFSPTDAGLVLVAQPVVMALISPWAGRSADRLGPRFLASLGMAISAIGLAMFIFIGNNTSMVYVIAGLVILGAGFGLFSSPNTSAVMGSVERRQYGVASATLGTTRLVGQMLSLGIAMLLFSLIIGHVRISGAVQDELVSSLRVAFAIFTGLCIVGVFASLARGTGVPVPPPPASPHRNIKSST; via the coding sequence ATGTTGCCCCATTCCGTGTTACCACCCGCCGCGGAAGCCAAAGCTCGCCGCGGCGGGCTTATCGCGGCAATTGTTGCTTCCTTCCTGACGCCCTTCATGGGCGCATCGGTGAATATCGCCCTGCCGCCTATCGGGCTGGAGTTTTCACTTGACGCCGTCACCCTGGGCTGGGTTGCTACCGCCTATATCCTAGCCGCGGCGGTTTTCCTGCTGCCCTTCGGGCGCCTGGCGGACATCATTGGCCGCCGGAAGGTCTTCATCGCCGGTCTGGCCTCTTACACCGTCACGTCCATCCTGGTGGCGCTGGTTCATAACGGCGGCCAACTGATCGTCATGAGGGTGTTCCAGGGAGTGTCGGGAGCGCTTCTATTCGGCACCGGCATGGCTATTCTGACTTCGATCTTCCCGCCTTCGGAGAGAGGCAAGGTGCTTGGATTGAACGCCGCCGCCGTGTATATCGGCCTGTCCATTGGCCCGACGGTCGGCGGCGTCATTACCGACGCCTGGGGTTGGCGCGGAATTTTCCTATTGAACGCTGGCCTCGCCTTCTTCGCCCTTGTCGTCGTCCTGACCCAGCTGAAAACGGAGTTTCAGGAATGCAAAGGCGAGGCGTTCGATCTCAAAGGCGCTATCGTTTACGGCCTGGCCCTGTGTGCCTTGATGCTTGGCTTTTCCGAGCTGCCGGATAACATCGGTTTCATTTTGCTGGTGGTGGGTGCTGGCGGTCTGGCCGCTTTTGTCTGGTTTGAGTCCAGGATTCAATTCCCCCTGCTCTCGGTCAAGATGTTCCGGCATAACACCGTATTTGCGATGTCCAACGCGGCTTCCCTGATCAACTATGCCGCTACGTTTGCCGTCGGGTTTCTTTTGTCTCTTTACCTTCAGTTCGTCAAGGGGTTTTCACCGACCGATGCCGGCCTGGTCCTGGTGGCCCAACCCGTCGTCATGGCTCTCATTTCACCCTGGGCCGGACGGAGCGCGGACCGGCTCGGACCCAGGTTTCTGGCTTCGCTCGGCATGGCTATTTCGGCTATCGGCCTGGCCATGTTCATCTTCATCGGCAATAACACCTCGATGGTCTACGTCATCGCCGGTCTGGTGATTCTGGGCGCCGGTTTCGGTCTTTTCTCTTCGCCCAACACCTCCGCGGTCATGGGGTCCGTAGAGCGGCGGCAGTACGGCGTGGCCTCGGCGACCCTGGGAACGACGAGACTTGTCGGCCAGATGCTGTCGCTGGGTATCGCCATGCTCCTGTTTTCCCTTATCATCGGCCACGTCCGCATTTCCGGCGCGGTTCAAGATGAACTTGTGTCGAGCCTGAGGGTCGCCTTCGCCATTTTTACCGGGCTTTGCATCGTTGGGGTTTTCGCTTCGCTCGCCCGGGGAACAGGGGTTCCGGTTCCCCCGCCACCGGCTTCCCCACATCGTAATATCAAATCCTCGACCTGA
- a CDS encoding VOC family protein, which produces MNRVVHFEIPAVKADRAVKFYETAFGWKIEKWAGPMDYWNITTGSDREPGINGAIMSVDGAIKQVVNTIGVEDLGKAAEKVVSTGGKRVSPDQTVPGIGYFAYFTDTEGNPFGLMQNAPNAK; this is translated from the coding sequence ATGAACAGGGTTGTCCATTTCGAGATCCCGGCAGTCAAGGCTGATCGCGCGGTGAAGTTCTATGAGACGGCTTTCGGTTGGAAGATAGAAAAATGGGCGGGGCCCATGGATTATTGGAACATCACCACCGGCTCCGATCGGGAGCCCGGCATTAACGGCGCCATCATGAGCGTCGACGGCGCCATCAAGCAGGTGGTCAATACCATCGGCGTCGAAGACCTTGGTAAAGCCGCCGAAAAGGTTGTCTCCACCGGCGGCAAACGCGTCAGCCCGGATCAAACGGTTCCGGGTATCGGCTATTTCGCCTATTTCACCGATACCGAAGGCAACCCCTTCGGTCTGATGCAGAACGCCCCCAACGCCAAGTAA
- a CDS encoding dihydroorotate dehydrogenase, whose translation MPDLSVQLLPGLTLKNPVVAASGTAGYGDEPSRLYDIADIGAFVCKGTTLKPRAGNPQPRIMETENGLLNAIGLQNPGVEYVVQHFAPIWEKWRTPVLVNIAGESIDDYFEIARRLDRVPGVAALEVNISCPNVAAGCLEFGATPEGAAAVTRAVKSATALPVIVKLTPNTSDIVALAQAVENAGADAVSLINTLRGMSIDIRKRKPVLGNVTGGLSGPAIKPVALAMVWRVAAGVKIPVIGGGGIATAEDALEFLLAGASAIEVGTAALVNPGALKDIVKGIEKYMLQWKLTEISQLIGAARR comes from the coding sequence ATGCCTGATCTTTCCGTTCAATTGCTCCCCGGTCTTACCCTTAAGAACCCCGTCGTCGCCGCCTCGGGAACCGCGGGTTACGGCGATGAGCCTTCCCGCCTTTACGACATTGCCGACATAGGAGCCTTCGTTTGCAAGGGCACTACGCTGAAACCGCGGGCCGGCAACCCCCAGCCCCGAATCATGGAGACCGAAAACGGCCTCCTCAATGCCATAGGCCTTCAGAATCCGGGCGTTGAATACGTCGTGCAGCATTTTGCCCCCATCTGGGAAAAATGGCGGACGCCGGTGCTGGTCAACATCGCCGGCGAGAGCATCGATGATTACTTCGAGATCGCTAGGCGCCTCGATAGGGTTCCCGGCGTTGCGGCGCTCGAGGTCAACATCTCCTGTCCCAACGTAGCCGCCGGATGTCTGGAATTCGGCGCCACCCCGGAAGGAGCGGCTGCGGTAACCCGGGCGGTCAAATCGGCTACCGCCCTGCCGGTCATCGTCAAACTGACGCCCAACACCTCGGACATCGTCGCCCTGGCGCAGGCGGTCGAGAATGCCGGCGCCGACGCGGTTTCGCTCATTAATACCCTCCGCGGTATGTCTATCGACATCAGGAAACGCAAACCCGTCCTGGGTAACGTCACCGGAGGGCTTTCTGGCCCCGCCATCAAACCGGTTGCCCTGGCGATGGTCTGGCGTGTTGCCGCCGGAGTGAAGATCCCGGTCATTGGCGGCGGCGGGATAGCCACGGCAGAGGATGCTCTCGAATTCTTGCTGGCCGGCGCTTCCGCAATCGAAGTCGGCACCGCCGCGCTGGTAAATCCAGGTGCCCTCAAAGACATTGTAAAAGGTATCGAAAAATACATGCTACAATGGAAACTGACTGAAATTTCTCAGTTAATCGGCGCCGCCAGGCGCTAA
- a CDS encoding sensor domain-containing diguanylate cyclase, whose translation MQDAIYKTLLDNLSEGVYFVDRDKRILYWNKAAERMTGRTAGEVLGFCCADNILVHTDEQGANLCLSGCPLSAMMTDGRYHEASVYMLHKDGHRVPVTVKAMPVYDEQGNITGGIETFTDNSANRLLKEQNAHLTSLSLIDELTQAGNRRYANITLETRLSEFKRYGWPFGMIMFDIDNFKVVNDTFGHDAGDKALQMVARSISDNMRSPASLFFRWGGEEFVILASNVNGRQLYDIAERMRILVATSFIVRGDDEIRVTVSAGATIATAEDDAESLTRRADTLLYRSKKEGKNRTSTDSGQPAGFADSVASS comes from the coding sequence ATGCAAGACGCCATTTACAAAACGCTCCTCGACAACCTCAGCGAAGGGGTGTACTTCGTCGACCGCGATAAGCGCATCTTGTACTGGAATAAAGCCGCCGAGAGAATGACCGGGCGTACGGCGGGCGAAGTGTTGGGTTTCTGCTGCGCCGACAACATCCTGGTCCACACCGACGAACAGGGCGCAAACCTGTGCCTCTCCGGTTGCCCCCTCTCCGCCATGATGACCGACGGCCGGTATCATGAAGCCTCGGTCTACATGCTGCACAAGGACGGCCATCGGGTTCCGGTAACGGTTAAAGCCATGCCGGTTTACGACGAACAGGGTAATATCACCGGCGGCATCGAGACTTTCACCGACAACTCGGCGAACAGGCTTCTCAAGGAACAGAACGCCCATCTGACAAGCCTGTCGCTGATCGACGAACTTACCCAGGCCGGCAACCGCCGTTATGCCAATATCACCCTGGAAACCAGGTTGAGTGAATTCAAGCGCTACGGTTGGCCCTTCGGCATGATCATGTTCGATATCGATAATTTCAAGGTAGTTAACGATACTTTCGGTCATGACGCCGGAGACAAGGCGCTGCAAATGGTCGCCCGCTCGATCTCCGACAATATGCGCAGCCCCGCTTCTCTGTTCTTCCGCTGGGGAGGCGAAGAATTCGTCATCCTGGCCTCGAACGTAAACGGCCGGCAGCTTTACGACATCGCTGAGCGGATGCGGATTCTGGTGGCGACTTCTTTCATCGTCCGGGGCGACGATGAGATCAGAGTCACGGTATCGGCGGGGGCGACCATCGCCACCGCCGAAGATGACGCCGAATCCTTGACCCGCCGTGCCGATACCCTGCTGTACCGCAGTAAAAAAGAGGGCAAGAACCGCACCAGTACGGATTCCGGCCAGCCGGCCGGCTTTGCGGACTCGGTTGCCTCTTCGTAA